A single window of Dermochelys coriacea isolate rDerCor1 chromosome 14, rDerCor1.pri.v4, whole genome shotgun sequence DNA harbors:
- the ARHGDIA gene encoding rho GDP-dissociation inhibitor 1 isoform X1, translating to MAEQEPTAEQLAQIAAENEEDEHSVNYKPPAQKSIQEIQELDKDDESLRKYKEALLGSVNVATDPSTPNVVVTKLTLVCAIAPGPLELDLTGDLESYKKQSFVLKEGVEYRIKISFRVNKEIVSGLKYIQHTFRKGVKIDKTDYMVGSYGPRAEEYEFLTPMEEAPKGMLARGSYNIKSKFTDDDKTDHLSWEWNLTIKKEWKE from the exons ATGGCAGAGCAGGAGCCGACCGCAGAGCAGCTGGCCCAGATTGCAGCAGAGAATGAGGAAGATGAACACTCTGTCAACTATAAACCACCTGCCCAGAAAAGCATCCAAGAGATCCAGGAGCTGGACAAGGATGATGAAAGCCTGCGCAAATACAAGGAGGCTCTGCTGGGTTCTGTGAATGTAGCTACTG ATCCCAGTACTCCTAATGTGGTCGTGACCAAACTGACACTGGTCTGTGCCATTGCCCCTGGCCCTCTGGAGCTGGACCTGACAG GTGACCTGGAAAGCTACAAGAAGCAATCGTTTGTGCTGAAGGAAGGTGTGGAGTATCGGATAAAAATCTCCTTCCGG GTGAACAAGGAGATCGTGTCAGGGCTGAAGTACATTCAGCACACGTTCAGGAAAGGAGTGAAAA TTGACAAGACTGACTACATGGTTGGGAGCTATGGGCCCCGAGCAGAGGAGTACGAGTTCCTGACCCCCATGGAGGAAGCCCCCAAGGGTATGCTGGCCCGGGGCAGCTACAACATTAAATCCAAATTCACAGATGATGATAAGACTGACCATCTGTCCTGGGAGTGGAACCTGACCATCAAGAAGGAGTGGAAGGAGTAG
- the ARHGDIA gene encoding rho GDP-dissociation inhibitor 1 isoform X2: protein MSKSHFSSFLGGQCVWDSLFPHWALCTLLWKPKELMQELGRGRTRHIERDTSPACNLALHIPIAPVSGTEPTPNATHSTVPRESEQTSPFSVGDLESYKKQSFVLKEGVEYRIKISFRVNKEIVSGLKYIQHTFRKGVKIDKTDYMVGSYGPRAEEYEFLTPMEEAPKGMLARGSYNIKSKFTDDDKTDHLSWEWNLTIKKEWKE, encoded by the exons ATGAGTAAATcacatttctcttcctttttgggAGGACAGTGTGTCTGggactctctcttcccccactggGCTTTGTGCACCCTTCTGTGGAAACCAAAGGAGTTAATGCAGGAGCTAGGGCGAGGGAGGACCCGACATATAGAAAGGGACACTTCCCCTGCCTGCAACCTCGCACTTCATATTCCAATAGCTCCAGTCTCTGGTACAGAGCCCACCCCAAATGCAACCCACAGCACAGTCCCTAGGGAGTCTGAGCAAACTTCTCCCTTCTCTGTAGGTGACCTGGAAAGCTACAAGAAGCAATCGTTTGTGCTGAAGGAAGGTGTGGAGTATCGGATAAAAATCTCCTTCCGG GTGAACAAGGAGATCGTGTCAGGGCTGAAGTACATTCAGCACACGTTCAGGAAAGGAGTGAAAA TTGACAAGACTGACTACATGGTTGGGAGCTATGGGCCCCGAGCAGAGGAGTACGAGTTCCTGACCCCCATGGAGGAAGCCCCCAAGGGTATGCTGGCCCGGGGCAGCTACAACATTAAATCCAAATTCACAGATGATGATAAGACTGACCATCTGTCCTGGGAGTGGAACCTGACCATCAAGAAGGAGTGGAAGGAGTAG